The Candidatus Stygibacter australis genome has a segment encoding these proteins:
- the rsmA gene encoding 16S rRNA (adenine(1518)-N(6)/adenine(1519)-N(6))-dimethyltransferase RsmA, producing the protein MGFRAKKELGQHFLKDRNIAAKIAGLGKISKGETVWEIGPGRGILTREILEFTDKVTAFEIDEELYPLLESEFGNRINLVKKDVLRVNWDEMRGDEKIKIVANIPYQITSPLIMKAINFRENVSVVVFMIQKEVAERLRAEPSCKEYSFLSIKTQFYFDVKYEFTVKPHLFFPKPKVESAVVSLYPKAEVPELAEPEKFWEVVDTSFRSRRKTLRNNLKYILSNEQVAELEKITEIDLVRRAETLSIPEFVDLYNLVRFL; encoded by the coding sequence ATATTGCAGCTAAGATAGCGGGATTGGGCAAGATCAGTAAGGGAGAAACTGTTTGGGAAATAGGACCAGGACGCGGGATATTAACAAGAGAAATACTGGAATTCACTGATAAAGTGACAGCCTTTGAGATTGATGAGGAATTATATCCGTTACTGGAATCAGAATTTGGAAATAGGATAAACCTGGTGAAAAAAGATGTATTACGGGTAAACTGGGATGAGATGAGAGGTGATGAGAAGATCAAGATAGTGGCTAATATACCATATCAGATCACGTCACCCTTGATCATGAAGGCTATAAATTTCAGAGAAAATGTATCTGTAGTGGTGTTCATGATCCAGAAAGAAGTTGCTGAGCGTCTCAGGGCAGAGCCAAGTTGCAAAGAATACAGTTTTTTATCAATTAAGACCCAGTTTTATTTTGATGTGAAATATGAGTTTACGGTTAAACCGCATTTATTTTTTCCAAAGCCCAAGGTGGAATCTGCAGTGGTGAGTTTATATCCTAAGGCAGAGGTGCCGGAACTGGCGGAGCCTGAGAAGTTCTGGGAAGTAGTTGATACCAGTTTTAGGAGTAGACGTAAAACACTGCGTAATAATCTGAAATATATCTTGAGTAATGAGCAGGTGGCTGAACTGGAAAAAATTACAGAGATAGATCTGGTTCGCAGAGCGGAAACCTTATCTATCCCTGAATTTGTTGATCTTTACAATCTGGTCAGATTTCTTTAG
- a CDS encoding tyrosine recombinase XerC has protein sequence MQAAADKYIRYLISRGSSEHTIFAYKGDLHQFSVFMVRYFPDGIIDLKEMKRLYLRDYLRWLREQGRRNRTLARKATTLKNFFIFCLKEKIIDEDPAQYLKIPKYEKKLPRHFTEAEMMQILELPDLSSKFGIRNRAILEIMYSCGLRISEVCSLETRNIDFSNRIVKVMGKGRKERIIPFGSNCRKALKYYQKVRYEFEPDTKEKTFFVSKSGIPLLGRELREILDHYLDLIAQTKGYSPHSIRHAFATHLLEHGADLRGVQEMLGHENLSTTEIYTHLSLEEVKKVYQQAHARSEEKRKKK, from the coding sequence ATGCAGGCAGCGGCAGATAAATATATCAGATACCTGATATCAAGAGGTTCATCAGAGCACACAATATTCGCTTATAAAGGTGATCTGCATCAGTTCAGCGTATTTATGGTGAGATATTTTCCTGATGGGATAATTGATCTTAAAGAAATGAAACGCCTATATCTCAGGGATTATCTACGCTGGCTGAGGGAGCAGGGTAGAAGGAACAGAACCCTGGCACGAAAGGCAACAACCTTAAAGAACTTTTTTATATTTTGCCTGAAAGAAAAAATTATTGATGAGGATCCCGCCCAGTATTTGAAGATACCTAAGTACGAGAAAAAACTTCCACGACATTTTACTGAAGCGGAAATGATGCAGATCCTGGAACTTCCCGATCTCAGCAGTAAATTTGGCATTCGGAATAGAGCGATCCTGGAGATCATGTATTCCTGCGGACTAAGGATAAGCGAGGTTTGCTCATTGGAAACCAGGAATATAGATTTTAGTAATCGCATTGTGAAAGTAATGGGAAAAGGGCGTAAGGAGCGAATAATCCCCTTTGGGAGCAATTGCAGGAAAGCGCTGAAATATTATCAAAAGGTACGATATGAATTTGAACCTGATACCAAAGAGAAGACATTCTTTGTTTCCAAAAGTGGCATTCCCCTTTTGGGAAGGGAGCTTCGAGAGATACTGGATCATTATCTGGATTTGATCGCCCAGACAAAGGGATACTCACCTCACAGTATTCGTCATGCCTTTGCAACTCACCTATTGGAGCATGGAGCAGACCTGAGGGGAGTGCAGGAGATGCTGGGTCATGAGAATCTATCCACAACTGAAATATATACACATTTATCACTCGAAGAAGTCAAAAAAGTATATCAGCAGGCACATGCACGGAGTGAAGAAAAGAGAAAAAAGAAATAA
- a CDS encoding C25 family cysteine peptidase, with protein sequence MKKILFVIVCILIMNLSGAELLIDNPGENQVTILSSNSQRTLLDYEINKVVTKSVMISGVEYNILHLESEPGLNVKGQPELPVMRRGLLIDNTSKMTVNILDSEYQEFEMLLAPSKGPVSFNEDYNSIPYTFGEVYSQNIFFPDAKANLSEPYIMRDFRGIDLQINPVQYNPVTHKVRIYTHLEVEVIADGESTINTRNGYAEEIVKDYKNMYQRHFINFNEYLSALRYPEIMDVPGKLLVVCYDDFMTAMEPYVDWKIQKGIETEIVAMSDIGTNNTQLQNYLDSYYAEDNELAWVLFVGDAQQIPVKYNYSTYAGDGYYAGVAGTDQYADIMIGRFSAQSIEDVETQVDRSVYYERDIVDGDWMQKAAGVAYNGGPAGQHYEGGWEHMGYIRDDLLEYGYLQVDEIYEGQGANTQMLADAINEGRGVINYLGHGEDQNYYSIPFYESDVYNLENVGMLPFISNGACLIGNFAPMTCFSEYWLRATNDDGEAIGAIGFLGSSISQWIGDPEYGQDEFVDLLCAEEKLTLGGLWFNCINYAIEITSEYDEFCSWNMFGDPNLAVRTKIPEEIELSHMPTIFMGFPSFEIDAGEPDILVCMTRDGEITASGYTGEDGIVDLDISQAPQIPGFFTITATGFNKATLIEEIQMIPPEGAYVYLDEFDLHSGLDGIIHAGETATLDLSITNYGTDQASNVQLEMLLEDDWIELIDNNEEIGDMQTQESIFIEDALCFEVSEDIEFAHPFSAELIFTSDEETWCYELWFSSYAPNGLWMSPIEIQYELVEGDSAQFDLVISNYLEESVEINLGLEAEETRNVEDCYVECSTEEFLPGGNIIWNFVAHNYSVDNEWVSEIELDFPDDVEINDVSAFTGASGGNMETESELGDGADVIWIGISQNGWGYMHGGESASCQVEGEIEYADLDSIIVAWRIAGDGYGAAPHEATGSINLFNPLSWIYLKDIHENIPAGSFSVIEMQFDAKRLTPGEYFCNIVIYDDRLETIVPVLLTVIPQSADDQDNITAMDRMSTYPNPFNPSLNISYNLSSDSNVELTAYNLKGQKVAVLFNDLQIAGEHKYIWNAEDLPSGIYFIKLKSDNINKAEKVLLLK encoded by the coding sequence ATGAAAAAAATATTATTTGTTATTGTTTGTATTTTAATTATGAATTTATCCGGGGCAGAATTATTGATCGATAATCCGGGAGAGAATCAGGTCACAATACTCTCATCAAATAGTCAGAGAACATTGCTGGATTATGAGATCAATAAGGTGGTTACTAAGTCAGTGATGATATCAGGAGTGGAATATAACATATTGCATCTTGAATCTGAACCAGGGTTAAATGTAAAGGGTCAACCCGAATTACCTGTAATGAGACGAGGATTGTTGATAGATAATACCAGTAAAATGACAGTGAATATTCTCGATTCGGAATATCAGGAATTTGAGATGTTATTAGCTCCCAGCAAGGGTCCAGTATCATTTAATGAAGATTATAATTCAATCCCATACACTTTTGGGGAAGTATATTCCCAGAATATTTTTTTCCCAGATGCTAAAGCAAATTTATCTGAACCATATATCATGCGCGATTTTAGAGGTATAGATCTGCAGATCAATCCTGTGCAATACAATCCTGTAACTCATAAAGTGCGGATATATACTCATCTGGAAGTAGAAGTTATTGCTGATGGTGAATCAACTATAAATACCAGAAACGGGTATGCTGAAGAGATTGTGAAAGATTATAAAAATATGTATCAGAGACATTTTATTAATTTTAATGAATATTTAAGCGCATTGCGATATCCGGAAATTATGGATGTACCGGGAAAACTGCTGGTTGTCTGTTATGATGATTTTATGACAGCAATGGAACCGTATGTGGACTGGAAAATCCAAAAAGGTATCGAGACTGAAATCGTGGCAATGAGTGATATTGGAACAAATAATACTCAACTGCAAAACTATCTGGATAGCTATTATGCCGAAGATAATGAATTAGCCTGGGTATTATTTGTGGGTGATGCCCAGCAGATACCTGTAAAATATAATTATTCTACTTATGCAGGAGATGGTTATTATGCGGGTGTGGCTGGAACTGATCAATATGCCGATATAATGATTGGCAGGTTTAGTGCTCAATCAATTGAAGATGTGGAAACCCAGGTAGATCGCAGTGTTTATTATGAAAGGGATATTGTAGATGGCGACTGGATGCAGAAAGCTGCTGGAGTGGCATATAACGGAGGACCAGCTGGACAGCATTATGAAGGTGGCTGGGAGCATATGGGTTACATTAGAGATGATCTTCTGGAATATGGTTATTTGCAGGTTGATGAGATTTATGAAGGTCAGGGAGCAAATACACAAATGCTTGCTGATGCGATAAATGAAGGCAGGGGAGTGATCAATTATCTGGGACATGGTGAAGATCAGAATTATTATTCAATTCCCTTTTATGAAAGTGATGTTTATAATCTGGAAAATGTTGGTATGTTGCCATTCATAAGTAATGGAGCTTGTCTGATAGGTAATTTTGCTCCAATGACCTGTTTTTCAGAATACTGGTTGCGCGCTACTAATGATGATGGTGAAGCAATTGGGGCAATAGGTTTTTTAGGCAGCAGCATATCTCAATGGATTGGAGACCCTGAATATGGTCAGGATGAATTTGTAGATCTATTATGCGCAGAAGAAAAGCTGACTTTAGGTGGATTATGGTTTAATTGCATAAATTATGCTATTGAAATAACTAGTGAATATGATGAATTTTGCAGTTGGAATATGTTTGGGGATCCTAATTTAGCGGTTCGAACCAAGATACCGGAAGAAATAGAGCTGAGCCATATGCCGACAATTTTTATGGGATTTCCTTCGTTTGAAATCGATGCAGGAGAACCTGATATTCTTGTATGTATGACCAGAGATGGAGAAATAACTGCTTCTGGCTATACAGGTGAAGATGGCATTGTCGATCTTGATATATCTCAAGCTCCCCAGATACCGGGATTTTTTACTATCACTGCCACAGGATTTAATAAAGCAACTTTGATAGAAGAAATCCAAATGATCCCACCAGAAGGTGCTTATGTATATCTTGATGAATTTGATCTTCACAGTGGTTTAGATGGCATTATCCATGCAGGTGAGACAGCCACTCTTGATCTTAGTATTACAAATTATGGTACTGATCAGGCAAGCAACGTTCAGCTTGAAATGCTGCTGGAAGACGATTGGATTGAACTTATTGATAATAACGAAGAAATAGGAGATATGCAGACACAAGAGAGTATATTCATTGAAGATGCTCTATGTTTTGAAGTTTCTGAAGATATAGAATTTGCTCATCCTTTCAGTGCAGAACTGATTTTCACCAGTGATGAAGAAACATGGTGTTATGAGCTCTGGTTTTCCAGTTATGCGCCCAATGGATTATGGATGTCACCTATAGAGATCCAATATGAATTAGTAGAAGGAGACAGCGCTCAATTTGACCTGGTCATCAGTAACTACCTGGAAGAATCTGTTGAAATCAATCTTGGACTGGAAGCAGAGGAGACTCGTAACGTAGAAGATTGCTATGTGGAATGCTCAACAGAAGAATTCTTGCCTGGTGGAAATATAATATGGAATTTTGTAGCACATAATTATAGTGTTGATAACGAATGGGTAAGTGAGATAGAGCTTGATTTCCCGGATGATGTAGAGATCAATGATGTTTCTGCATTTACAGGAGCTTCAGGTGGTAATATGGAAACTGAAAGCGAGTTGGGTGATGGTGCTGATGTTATATGGATTGGAATTTCTCAGAATGGCTGGGGATATATGCATGGTGGAGAATCAGCTTCTTGTCAGGTTGAAGGAGAAATTGAATATGCTGATCTTGATTCAATTATCGTTGCTTGGCGGATAGCTGGAGATGGTTATGGAGCAGCTCCTCATGAAGCTACTGGCAGTATCAATCTATTCAATCCCTTATCCTGGATATATCTTAAAGATATTCATGAAAATATTCCAGCCGGTTCTTTTAGTGTAATTGAAATGCAATTTGATGCAAAGAGGTTAACGCCAGGTGAATACTTTTGTAACATAGTAATTTACGATGATAGACTTGAAACAATAGTGCCAGTGTTATTAACCGTAATACCTCAATCTGCCGATGATCAGGATAATATTACTGCCATGGATAGAATGAGCACATATCCTAATCCCTTTAATCCCAGTTTGAATATTTCCTATAATCTCAGTTCAGATTCTAATGTGGAATTGACTGCTTATAATCTGAAAGGCCAAAAAGTTGCTGTACTATTTAACGATCTTCAGATCGCAGGAGAGCATAAATATATCTGGAATGCGGAAGATTTACCAAGTGGGATCTATTTCATTAAGCTGAAAAGCGATAATATAAATAAAGCTGAAAAGGTGTTATTACTGAAATAA